A genome region from Proteus vulgaris includes the following:
- the gcvT gene encoding glycine cleavage system aminomethyltransferase GcvT has product MAKQTPLYDEHVACGARMVDFHGWMMPLHYGSQIDEHHIVRRDAGMFDVSHMTIVDLHGSQVKDFLRYLLANDIAKLTEKGKALYTGMLNASGGVIDDLIVYYFDDSFYRLVVNSATREKDLAWIEQHASDYVVDITVRDDLALIAVQGPHAQEKVQSLLSEAQRQVVSAMKPFYGVELGDLFIATTGYTGEAGYEIAMPKEQAVDFWKKLLAVGVKPAGLGARDTLRLEAGMNLYSQEMDETINPLEANMGWTIAWAPEDRQFIGREALEKLRTTGTDKLVGLVMREKGVLRAGTVVHFTDDVGELREGIITSGTFSPTLGFSIALARVPAGIKDSAIVLMRNREMPVEVVKPGFVRSGRALV; this is encoded by the coding sequence ATGGCAAAACAGACTCCGTTGTATGATGAGCACGTAGCCTGCGGTGCTCGTATGGTCGATTTTCATGGGTGGATGATGCCGCTACATTATGGCTCCCAAATAGATGAACATCATATTGTACGTCGTGATGCAGGGATGTTTGATGTTTCTCATATGACTATTGTTGACTTACATGGCTCACAAGTTAAAGATTTTCTACGTTATTTATTAGCGAATGATATCGCTAAACTCACCGAAAAAGGTAAGGCACTTTATACCGGTATGCTAAATGCATCGGGGGGGGTAATTGATGATCTTATTGTCTACTATTTTGATGACTCTTTTTATCGCCTCGTTGTGAACTCTGCTACTCGTGAGAAAGATCTAGCATGGATTGAACAACACGCTTCAGATTATGTCGTTGATATCACCGTTCGTGACGATTTGGCATTAATTGCTGTTCAAGGTCCCCATGCACAAGAGAAAGTACAAAGTTTATTGAGTGAAGCGCAACGTCAAGTCGTTTCCGCTATGAAACCTTTCTATGGCGTGGAGCTTGGCGATTTGTTTATTGCAACAACGGGCTATACCGGTGAAGCAGGCTATGAAATTGCAATGCCAAAAGAACAAGCCGTCGATTTTTGGAAAAAATTATTAGCGGTGGGAGTGAAGCCCGCAGGATTAGGTGCAAGAGACACATTACGTTTAGAAGCGGGAATGAACCTATATAGCCAAGAGATGGATGAAACTATTAATCCACTTGAAGCGAATATGGGATGGACGATTGCATGGGCACCAGAAGATCGCCAGTTTATTGGTCGAGAAGCATTAGAAAAATTACGCACAACAGGCACAGATAAACTTGTTGGTCTTGTTATGCGAGAGAAAGGCGTGTTGCGTGCTGGCACTGTCGTACACTTTACGGATGATGTAGGCGAGTTAAGAGAAGGTATTATTACAAGTGGTACTTTTTCGCCTACATTAGGCTTTAGTATTGCATTAGCAAGAGTACCAGCAGGCATAAAAGATAGCGCAATTGTATTAATGCGTAATCGTGAG
- the ubiI gene encoding FAD-dependent 2-octaprenylphenol hydroxylase, whose amino-acid sequence MKSFDVVIAGGGMVGLALASGLHGCGLRIAIIENHPVTKLFHPQDDFSLRVSAINTASEMLLKKLGVWESLQALRATPYQGMEVWDQDSFGRIEFSAQKEGFSHLGSIIENHLIREVLWQKCESHSDITFYSSTQIERVVWGENDAFITLNDGEMLTARLVVGADGANSWLRKHADIPLTFWDYEHHALVATIRTEQPHENIARQVFHGEGILAFLPLSDPHTCSIVWSLPSNLAESYKNAEKILFERTLGVTFDMRLGQCELTSDRMTIPLTGRYARQFAAPRLALLGDAAHTIHPLAGQGVNLGFMDVAELIGEIRRLKAEGKDFGEYLYLRRFERRRKHAAAVMLASMQGFRELFAGNNPVKKLVRDIGLSLADSLPGVKPKLLEQAMGLSDLPEWLSDKNYTSVEKI is encoded by the coding sequence ATGAAATCATTTGATGTTGTTATTGCTGGTGGTGGAATGGTTGGGCTTGCATTAGCCAGTGGATTACATGGGTGTGGATTACGTATAGCGATAATAGAAAATCACCCAGTAACGAAGCTTTTTCACCCACAAGATGATTTTTCATTACGGGTATCTGCTATTAATACAGCCAGTGAAATGTTGCTGAAAAAATTAGGTGTTTGGGAAAGTTTACAAGCATTACGAGCTACACCTTATCAAGGTATGGAAGTTTGGGATCAAGATAGTTTTGGACGTATTGAATTTTCAGCACAAAAAGAAGGGTTCAGCCACTTAGGCTCTATTATCGAAAATCACCTTATTCGTGAAGTCCTTTGGCAAAAATGTGAAAGCCATAGTGATATTACCTTCTATTCATCAACGCAGATTGAGCGCGTAGTGTGGGGGGAAAATGATGCATTTATTACCCTTAATGATGGTGAAATGTTGACAGCAAGATTAGTTGTCGGAGCCGATGGCGCCAATTCGTGGTTACGTAAACACGCAGATATTCCCCTGACTTTCTGGGATTACGAACATCATGCCTTAGTGGCGACTATTCGTACTGAACAGCCTCATGAAAATATTGCACGCCAAGTCTTCCATGGTGAAGGCATTTTGGCGTTTCTCCCTCTTTCTGATCCTCATACTTGTTCTATTGTTTGGTCTTTACCCAGCAACCTTGCTGAAAGTTATAAAAACGCAGAAAAAATCCTATTTGAGCGCACATTAGGTGTGACTTTTGATATGCGTTTAGGCCAATGTGAATTAACGAGCGATCGCATGACAATACCATTAACAGGCCGTTATGCTCGCCAGTTTGCCGCTCCCCGCTTAGCGTTATTAGGTGATGCTGCTCATACTATCCATCCTTTAGCAGGACAAGGTGTTAACCTTGGTTTTATGGATGTTGCGGAGTTAATTGGTGAGATCCGTCGCTTAAAAGCAGAAGGTAAAGATTTTGGTGAATATCTCTATTTGAGACGATTTGAGCGTCGTCGTAAACATGCGGCGGCTGTCATGCTGGCAAGTATGCAAGGATTCCGTGAACTTTTTGCTGGCAATAATCCCGTTAAAAAACTCGTCCGAGATATCGGTCTTTCGTTAGCAGATAGTTTACCGGGGGTAAAACCTAAGTTACTCGAGCAAGCAATGGGACTTTCTGATTTACCTGAATGGCTAAGTGATAAAAATTACACTTCAGTTGAAAAAATCTAA